The Opitutales bacterium ASA1 genome window below encodes:
- a CDS encoding AbgT family transporter — MQRFLGAVERIGNALPHPASLFALLAVGVVLASAVCHALGVSVTNPANGQTVAVVNLLNGAGIRKMVTESVRNFLAYPPLGISLACLLGLGVAEYSGLMGAGVRCMVLGAPRRWITPIVVFAGVISNAGSEVGYVLLTPLAAALYHALGRHPLLGLAAAFAGVSGGYSANLLVGSIDVLLAGLSEAAATIVDPGYRVAATANWYFMCVSTVLVTVLGTWVTERIAAPRLGDYVGDAVREKLDPLSPRERRGLWAAVGATIVLTAVVVWGVLPEDGFLRDPARPKFADSAFMVGLATFIFLYGLLPGLAYGIAAGTIRNDHDAVRGMDGTMKSMASFIVLAFFAAQFIAYFNWTNLGVVTAVSGAEAIQRLGLQDMPIPLMIAVVLFAGAVNILVSSASAKWALLAPVFVPMFMLLGYSPELVQAAFRVGDSVTNIVTPLMSYFPLILTFIQKYDPRAGIGTLVATMLPYSVAFMVGWTLLLIVWITLGLPMGPDAPLLLSERP; from the coding sequence TTGCAACGGTTTCTCGGCGCGGTGGAGCGCATCGGCAACGCGCTGCCGCACCCGGCCTCGCTGTTCGCGTTGCTGGCGGTGGGAGTCGTGCTGGCGTCGGCGGTGTGCCACGCGCTCGGGGTGTCGGTGACGAACCCCGCGAACGGGCAGACGGTTGCCGTGGTGAATCTGTTGAACGGCGCCGGTATCCGAAAAATGGTGACGGAGTCGGTGCGCAACTTCCTGGCGTACCCGCCGCTGGGGATCTCGCTGGCGTGTTTGTTGGGGCTGGGCGTGGCGGAGTACTCGGGTCTGATGGGTGCGGGCGTGCGGTGCATGGTGTTGGGTGCACCGCGGCGGTGGATCACGCCGATCGTGGTGTTCGCGGGCGTGATCTCGAACGCGGGAAGCGAGGTCGGCTACGTCTTGCTCACGCCGCTCGCGGCGGCGTTGTACCACGCGCTGGGGAGGCATCCGCTTCTGGGGTTGGCGGCGGCGTTCGCCGGCGTCTCGGGCGGATACAGCGCGAACCTCTTGGTGGGGTCGATCGACGTCTTGTTGGCGGGTTTGTCGGAGGCGGCGGCGACGATCGTCGATCCCGGGTATCGGGTGGCGGCGACGGCGAACTGGTACTTCATGTGTGTGTCGACCGTGCTCGTGACCGTGCTCGGCACGTGGGTGACGGAGCGGATCGCGGCTCCGCGGCTCGGGGACTACGTCGGTGACGCGGTACGCGAGAAGTTGGATCCGCTCTCGCCGCGCGAGCGGCGCGGACTGTGGGCGGCGGTGGGAGCGACGATCGTGCTGACGGCGGTCGTCGTGTGGGGCGTGTTGCCCGAAGATGGATTCTTGCGCGATCCGGCACGTCCGAAGTTCGCGGACTCGGCGTTCATGGTGGGGTTGGCGACCTTCATCTTTCTCTACGGTCTGCTGCCCGGGCTGGCCTACGGCATCGCGGCGGGGACGATCCGAAACGATCACGACGCGGTGCGCGGCATGGACGGCACGATGAAGTCGATGGCGTCGTTCATCGTATTGGCATTCTTCGCCGCGCAGTTCATCGCCTATTTCAATTGGACGAATCTCGGTGTCGTCACGGCCGTGAGCGGAGCGGAGGCGATCCAGCGGCTCGGGCTGCAGGACATGCCGATTCCGCTGATGATCGCGGTGGTCTTGTTCGCAGGCGCGGTGAACATCCTCGTCTCCAGCGCGTCGGCGAAGTGGGCGTTGCTCGCGCCGGTGTTCGTGCCGATGTTCATGCTGTTGGGGTATTCGCCGGAGTTGGTGCAGGCGGCGTTTCGCGTGGGCGACAGCGTGACGAACATCGTCACGCCGTTGATGAGTTACTTCCCGCTCATCCTGACCTTCATCCAGAAGTACGATCCGCGCGCCGGCATCGGGACGCTCGTGGCCACGATGTTGCCGTACTCGGTGGCGTTCATGGTCGGATGGACCTTGTTGCTGATCGTTTGGATCACGTTGGGATTGCCGATGGGACCGGACGCGCCGCTGCTGCTTTCGGAGCGGCCTTGA
- a CDS encoding iron-containing alcohol dehydrogenase: MENFVFRNPTKIVFGKGQIAHLARELPADARILLTYGGGSIMANGVYAQTKAALGDRTVFELSGIEPNPRYETLMRGVALVKEHKLDYLLSVGGGSVLDGTKFIAAAVPFTEGDPWRILSENAEVKSALPIGAVLTLPATGSESNGAAVISRDDQKLAFINPLVYPVFSILDPETTFTLPPRQIANGVIDSFVHVMEQYMTYPAAAPLQDRFAESLLQTLIEIGPQLMAKPGDYDLHATFMWTATLALNGLIGAGVPQDWATHIIGHELTALHGTDHARTLAVVLPSLLDVQRVGKREKLLQWAERVWGVREGTPEERIDAAIARMRAFFESLGVPTRLSGHGIPDTVAAVVEQRLAARKVDAIGERGDITPAVVRRILAAAA; the protein is encoded by the coding sequence ATGGAAAACTTCGTCTTCCGCAATCCCACCAAGATCGTCTTCGGCAAGGGCCAGATCGCACACCTGGCCCGCGAGCTTCCCGCCGACGCCCGCATCCTGCTCACCTACGGCGGCGGCTCGATCATGGCCAACGGCGTCTACGCACAAACCAAGGCCGCCCTCGGCGACCGCACCGTATTCGAACTCTCCGGCATCGAGCCCAATCCACGCTACGAGACGCTCATGCGAGGCGTCGCTCTCGTGAAGGAGCACAAGCTCGACTACCTGCTCTCCGTCGGCGGCGGTTCCGTGCTCGACGGCACGAAATTCATCGCCGCGGCCGTGCCTTTCACGGAGGGCGATCCATGGCGGATCCTGAGCGAAAACGCCGAGGTGAAATCCGCGCTACCCATCGGTGCCGTCCTCACTTTGCCCGCCACCGGCTCCGAGTCCAACGGCGCGGCCGTGATCTCCCGCGACGACCAGAAACTGGCCTTCATCAACCCGCTCGTCTACCCGGTGTTCTCCATCCTCGATCCCGAGACGACGTTCACCCTGCCACCGCGGCAGATCGCCAACGGCGTGATCGATTCGTTCGTCCACGTGATGGAGCAATACATGACCTACCCGGCCGCCGCGCCGTTGCAGGACCGTTTCGCCGAGTCGCTCTTGCAGACGTTGATCGAGATCGGACCGCAGCTCATGGCCAAGCCCGGCGACTACGATCTGCACGCCACGTTCATGTGGACCGCGACGCTCGCCCTCAACGGCCTCATCGGCGCCGGCGTCCCGCAAGACTGGGCGACGCACATCATCGGCCACGAACTCACCGCCCTCCACGGCACCGACCACGCGCGCACGCTCGCCGTCGTCCTACCCTCGCTGCTCGACGTCCAACGCGTCGGCAAACGCGAGAAACTCCTCCAATGGGCCGAACGCGTCTGGGGCGTCCGCGAAGGCACCCCCGAGGAGCGCATCGACGCCGCCATCGCGAGGATGCGTGCCTTCTTCGAATCACTCGGCGTGCCAACCCGCCTCTCCGGTCATGGAATTCCGGATACGGTCGCGGCCGTGGTCGAGCAACGCCTCGCCGCCCGCAAGGTCGACGCCATCGGCGAACGCGGAGACATCACCCCAGCGGTCGTTCGCCGCATCCTCGCCGCAGCGGCCTGA
- a CDS encoding mandelate racemase, with product MADMSGGGGSRPLAVRVEEVALHRAELRTRIPFRYGIAEMRDVPHVFVRVVVRTRHGASEGIAADLLPPKWFTKDPARSVADEVAEMQAVVACACAGARGLEARSAFAWWRALATQQKAEAERRGWPPLLSGFGVSLLERAVIEAVARAEGTTFARALRDGTFGFDPGAVHESLAGRVAADTLPEARTEDVFARHTVGLGDALTEQDVEADGRLDDGLPESLEAAIRRYELRHFKIKIGGGGDLERLRRVLAVIDRSAESDWCFSLDGNESFRSAAAFRELWRDLENENWWASSKRRLLFVEQPWHRDVALSDDVAALSSDWPERPPMVIDESDAETTSLPRALASGYDGTSHKNCKGVFKGAANACLLAWRERERGAGARPCLLTGEDLCNLGPVALLQDLAAQAALGVRSVERNGHHYFRGLSFWPESTQRTMLEEHGDLYRKTDYGWPTLAVERGRVSVRSVAAAPFGRSGGLDLSAFERVG from the coding sequence GTGGCTGACATGAGCGGGGGCGGCGGCAGTCGGCCGCTCGCGGTGCGAGTGGAGGAAGTGGCGCTGCATCGTGCGGAGCTGCGGACGCGTATCCCGTTCCGGTACGGGATCGCGGAGATGCGCGACGTGCCGCACGTCTTCGTGCGCGTGGTCGTGCGCACGAGACACGGTGCTTCGGAGGGCATCGCGGCGGATCTGTTGCCGCCGAAGTGGTTCACCAAGGATCCGGCGCGGTCGGTCGCCGACGAGGTGGCGGAGATGCAGGCGGTGGTGGCGTGCGCGTGCGCCGGGGCGCGCGGTCTCGAGGCGAGATCGGCCTTCGCCTGGTGGAGGGCCCTCGCGACGCAGCAGAAGGCGGAGGCGGAGCGTCGCGGTTGGCCGCCGTTGCTGTCTGGATTCGGTGTATCGCTGCTCGAACGGGCGGTGATCGAGGCGGTGGCGCGAGCGGAGGGCACGACCTTCGCGCGGGCGCTGCGCGACGGAACCTTCGGCTTCGATCCCGGAGCGGTGCACGAGTCGCTCGCGGGTAGGGTTGCGGCGGATACGCTGCCGGAAGCGCGGACGGAGGACGTCTTCGCGCGGCACACGGTGGGATTGGGAGATGCGCTCACGGAGCAGGACGTGGAAGCCGACGGGCGGTTGGACGACGGTCTGCCGGAGTCGTTGGAGGCGGCGATTCGTCGCTACGAGTTGCGGCACTTCAAGATCAAGATCGGAGGCGGGGGAGATCTGGAGCGGTTGCGGCGCGTGCTCGCGGTGATCGATCGGAGCGCGGAGAGCGACTGGTGCTTCAGTCTGGACGGGAACGAGAGCTTTCGGTCGGCGGCGGCGTTTCGCGAGCTCTGGCGGGATTTGGAGAACGAGAATTGGTGGGCGAGTTCGAAACGGCGACTGTTGTTCGTCGAGCAGCCGTGGCATCGCGACGTGGCTCTGAGCGACGACGTTGCGGCGCTGTCGAGCGATTGGCCGGAGCGTCCGCCGATGGTCATCGACGAGTCGGACGCGGAGACGACGAGTCTGCCGCGGGCGCTGGCGTCGGGCTACGACGGTACGAGCCACAAGAACTGCAAGGGCGTGTTCAAGGGCGCGGCGAACGCGTGTCTGCTCGCGTGGCGCGAGCGGGAGCGCGGGGCAGGCGCACGGCCGTGCCTGCTCACGGGCGAGGATCTGTGCAACCTCGGGCCGGTGGCGTTGTTGCAGGATCTGGCGGCGCAGGCGGCGTTGGGCGTGAGATCGGTGGAGCGCAACGGGCACCATTATTTTCGCGGGTTGTCCTTCTGGCCCGAGTCGACGCAGAGGACGATGCTCGAAGAGCACGGCGATCTGTATCGGAAAACCGACTACGGATGGCCGACGCTCGCGGTCGAGCGCGGGCGGGTGAGCGTGCGGAGCGTTGCCGCCGCTCCTTTCGGGAGGAGCGGCGGGTTGGATCTTTCGGCGTTCGAGCGAGTCGGGTGA
- a CDS encoding dihydrodipicolinate synthase family protein, whose protein sequence is MELRAHLLEGQVIPAFPLALDARRKWSERHQRALARYYVEAGAGGLAVGVHSTQFEIRAPEHGLFRPVLELARETVAETLKRAPRPFALIAGVCGDTEQAVGEAEFARATGYDAALLSLTAVKDEPLERILAHVRRVADVLPVVGFYLQPAVGGRVFPYRFWREFADIPGVVAIKIAPFNRYQTLDVVRAVVEADRDDIALYTGNDDNIVSDLLTPFRFSSAPGAPVRRIVGGLLGQWGVWTRRAVEMLAEIKRARVGVEFPTEWLTRGVALTDINAAVFDAANGFAGVIPGIHEVLRSQGLMAGRWCLDPALELSPGQVDEIARVRAAYPEFNDDVFVAKNLDRWLT, encoded by the coding sequence ATGGAACTGCGCGCGCATCTTCTCGAGGGACAGGTAATCCCGGCGTTTCCGCTCGCGCTCGATGCGCGGCGCAAGTGGAGCGAGCGCCACCAACGTGCGCTCGCGCGTTACTACGTCGAGGCGGGCGCGGGTGGGCTCGCGGTGGGCGTCCACTCGACGCAATTCGAGATTCGCGCTCCGGAGCACGGACTCTTCCGACCGGTGCTCGAACTCGCGCGCGAGACCGTGGCGGAAACGTTGAAGCGAGCGCCGCGGCCGTTTGCGCTCATCGCGGGCGTGTGCGGCGACACGGAGCAAGCGGTGGGCGAGGCGGAGTTCGCGCGGGCGACGGGTTACGACGCGGCACTGCTCAGCCTCACGGCGGTGAAAGACGAGCCGCTCGAGCGTATCCTCGCGCACGTCCGGCGCGTGGCGGACGTGCTGCCTGTAGTTGGTTTTTACCTACAGCCGGCGGTGGGCGGGCGGGTGTTTCCCTACCGTTTCTGGCGCGAGTTCGCGGACATCCCGGGCGTCGTGGCGATCAAGATCGCGCCGTTCAACCGCTACCAGACGCTCGACGTCGTGCGGGCGGTCGTCGAGGCGGATCGGGACGACATCGCGCTCTACACGGGCAACGACGACAACATCGTGTCGGACCTGCTCACGCCGTTTCGCTTTTCGAGCGCGCCTGGTGCGCCGGTGCGACGGATCGTGGGCGGACTACTCGGGCAGTGGGGCGTGTGGACGAGGCGTGCGGTGGAGATGCTGGCGGAGATCAAGCGAGCCCGGGTCGGAGTGGAATTTCCGACCGAATGGCTCACGCGCGGAGTCGCGCTGACCGACATCAACGCGGCGGTCTTCGATGCGGCCAACGGCTTTGCGGGCGTCATCCCCGGCATCCACGAGGTGCTGCGGTCCCAGGGTCTCATGGCGGGGCGCTGGTGTCTCGATCCCGCGCTGGAGTTGTCGCCGGGTCAGGTGGATGAAATCGCGCGAGTGCGAGCGGCGTATCCGGAATTCAACGACGACGTGTTCGTGGCGAAGAATCTCGACCGGTGGCTGACATGA
- a CDS encoding NAD(P)-dependent oxidoreductase, which yields MVAMSRARPLDDDAIETLLSEPPPDVVEAVKGVAGDFLVLGVGGKMGTSLARMLRRAVDAAGTGARVIGVSRFGRVDARAALERHGIETIACDLADPAAVAALPEAANVFFLAGQKFGTDAAPEQTWLQNTIVPAYAAERFRASRFVVFSTGCVYPFVAVDGPGADEETPLALLGEYAATCVGRERVFTRFSKRHGTSVLLFRLNYAVELRYGVLVDIAARVLVGEPVDVSTGHLNLIWQGDAVARAIRCLPLASSPPCALNVTGGDILRVRDLAEGFARRFGRDVQIVGDEAPTAWLADARRSIDLFGSPTVPLERIMDLVAEHLLAGGALLGKPTHFEARDGRF from the coding sequence GTGGTCGCGATGTCTCGCGCTCGCCCACTCGACGACGATGCGATCGAAACGCTGCTCTCGGAACCGCCGCCGGACGTGGTCGAGGCGGTGAAGGGAGTCGCGGGCGATTTTCTCGTGCTCGGGGTGGGCGGGAAGATGGGGACGTCGCTCGCGCGGATGTTGCGACGTGCGGTCGATGCGGCCGGCACAGGGGCGCGCGTGATCGGCGTCTCGCGCTTCGGTCGTGTGGACGCGCGCGCGGCGTTGGAGCGGCACGGGATCGAGACGATTGCGTGCGATCTCGCGGATCCCGCGGCAGTGGCGGCGCTCCCCGAGGCGGCCAACGTCTTCTTCCTCGCGGGCCAGAAGTTCGGCACCGATGCGGCACCGGAGCAAACGTGGCTGCAAAACACCATCGTGCCGGCGTACGCAGCGGAGCGTTTCCGTGCTTCGCGCTTCGTCGTGTTTTCGACCGGGTGCGTGTATCCGTTCGTAGCGGTCGATGGTCCGGGAGCGGACGAAGAGACGCCGCTCGCGCTCCTGGGCGAGTACGCGGCCACCTGCGTGGGACGCGAGCGGGTGTTCACTCGATTCTCCAAACGACACGGCACGTCGGTGCTGCTCTTCCGGCTCAACTACGCGGTCGAGCTGCGTTACGGCGTGCTCGTCGACATCGCGGCGCGCGTGCTCGTTGGCGAGCCCGTGGACGTCTCGACCGGGCATCTCAATCTGATCTGGCAGGGCGACGCCGTGGCGCGTGCGATCCGGTGTCTGCCGCTCGCGTCGAGCCCGCCGTGCGCGCTCAACGTCACCGGTGGCGACATCCTGCGCGTGCGCGATCTCGCAGAGGGATTCGCGCGAAGATTCGGGCGCGATGTGCAGATCGTGGGCGACGAGGCGCCGACCGCGTGGCTGGCGGATGCGCGGCGGTCGATCGACTTGTTCGGGTCGCCGACGGTGCCGCTCGAGCGCATAATGGATCTCGTCGCGGAACATCTGCTGGCGGGTGGCGCGCTGCTCGGAAAACCGACGCACTTCGAGGCGCGCGACGGGCGGTTCTAA
- a CDS encoding DegT/DnrJ/EryC1/StrS family aminotransferase, whose product MNPAEDPSRLAIEGGPRCVTEPDAPRRRWGERELARLRAMVKQESLFYWNGPQTLAMLDEFRRHYPLAHAMPCSSGSAALHIAVASLRLPPGSEVIVPAITDMGSVIGILYQQLVPVFADVDPASGNIAVDDVRTQISSRTRAIMAVHLAGTPCDIDAVLALATENKLRVIEDCAQAWGARHRGRSVGLEGDLAAYSFNDYKHLSCGDGGIVASNDADLGPDLRKWGDKFYDRVGGGRNPTDLAPNYRMSEPQAAVCVAQLERLPGIAERRISIGRRLDAILHDAPGVAPMHVREGDESSRWFYFFRLVEERIRVDRLAVVAALRAEGVHADAGYIPVPVYRYDVFQNHAFFAGAWPLRDTGATSVDYRDVRCPQAEAFLADTVLVRIHEDMTDAVVDGIGQAIVKVMRHYARL is encoded by the coding sequence GTGAATCCCGCCGAAGACCCATCCCGCCTCGCCATCGAAGGCGGTCCGCGCTGCGTCACCGAGCCCGATGCGCCGCGCCGCCGCTGGGGCGAACGCGAACTCGCGCGCCTCCGCGCCATGGTCAAACAAGAGTCGCTCTTCTACTGGAACGGCCCGCAGACGCTGGCCATGCTCGACGAGTTTCGCCGGCACTATCCGCTCGCGCACGCCATGCCGTGCTCCAGCGGCTCGGCCGCGCTGCACATCGCCGTCGCCTCCCTACGCCTGCCCCCCGGTTCGGAAGTCATCGTGCCCGCGATCACCGACATGGGCTCGGTCATCGGCATTCTCTACCAACAACTCGTCCCCGTCTTCGCCGACGTCGATCCCGCCAGCGGCAACATCGCGGTCGACGACGTCCGCACGCAGATCTCTTCGCGCACCCGCGCGATCATGGCCGTGCACCTCGCCGGCACGCCGTGCGACATCGACGCAGTCCTCGCCCTCGCCACCGAGAACAAACTGCGCGTGATCGAAGACTGTGCCCAAGCCTGGGGTGCGCGACACCGCGGACGGTCGGTCGGCCTGGAAGGAGATCTGGCGGCGTATTCGTTCAACGACTACAAGCACCTCAGTTGCGGCGACGGCGGCATCGTCGCCTCCAACGACGCCGACCTCGGTCCCGATCTCCGCAAATGGGGCGACAAGTTCTACGACCGCGTCGGCGGCGGCCGGAACCCGACCGATCTCGCTCCCAACTATCGCATGAGCGAACCGCAGGCCGCCGTCTGCGTCGCTCAACTCGAGCGGCTTCCCGGCATCGCGGAGCGTCGCATCTCCATCGGCCGTCGACTCGACGCGATCCTGCACGACGCCCCCGGCGTCGCACCCATGCACGTGCGCGAAGGCGACGAGTCGAGCCGCTGGTTCTACTTCTTCCGTCTCGTGGAAGAACGCATCCGTGTGGATCGCCTCGCCGTCGTCGCCGCTCTCCGCGCCGAGGGTGTCCACGCCGACGCGGGCTACATCCCGGTGCCCGTCTACCGCTACGACGTGTTTCAGAACCACGCCTTCTTCGCCGGCGCGTGGCCGCTCCGCGACACCGGCGCGACTTCCGTCGACTACCGCGACGTGCGTTGCCCGCAAGCCGAGGCGTTTCTCGCCGACACCGTCCTCGTCCGTATCCACGAAGACATGACGGACGCCGTGGTCGACGGCATCGGGCAGGCGATCGTGAAGGTCATGCGACACTACGCGCGGCTCTGA
- a CDS encoding DegT/DnrJ/EryC1/StrS family aminotransferase, producing MAIGAEEESLVLDVLRRGDLFRYYGNDPDRPPAIAAKLEEELRAFHGLPFAHLVSSGTAALEASLAAVGIGPGNEVIVPAWSWISCFTAVVRCGAVPVLAEVDASLNLDPAELARLASPRTKAVLVVHYQGAAADMEAIVSAAHRRGWWVVEDCAESPGAGYKGRPVGTWGDVAILSFQHNKPVTAGEGGAVLTRDPRTYERVVRMSDLGQYRPYHHALTEPREPAFSGGQYRISELAAAVALAQWRKLPAIREHCRNLAARILPRLATLSGLELRPVADADGVFPFELYFYVRDEATAAEYRRRLDVRGVNCAQRTGTYPHYHRDYAQTGAAAHPAFAPSRGHASWPAPGFRPEDFPRTEDLTRRFVALPLGWKYTIADADHVAASVEAVHAELDQSRA from the coding sequence ATGGCGATCGGAGCGGAAGAGGAGTCGCTCGTCCTCGACGTCCTGCGTCGAGGCGATCTCTTTCGATACTACGGCAACGATCCGGACCGCCCACCGGCGATTGCGGCGAAGCTGGAGGAAGAGCTGCGGGCGTTTCACGGTCTGCCGTTCGCGCATCTCGTTTCGAGCGGGACGGCGGCGCTGGAGGCCTCGCTCGCGGCGGTGGGAATTGGTCCGGGGAACGAGGTGATCGTACCGGCGTGGAGCTGGATCTCGTGCTTCACGGCGGTCGTGCGGTGTGGGGCGGTGCCGGTCCTGGCGGAAGTGGACGCGAGTTTGAATCTCGATCCCGCGGAATTGGCCCGCTTGGCGTCACCGCGGACCAAGGCGGTGCTCGTGGTACACTACCAAGGGGCGGCGGCGGACATGGAGGCGATCGTGTCGGCGGCGCATCGACGCGGTTGGTGGGTGGTGGAGGATTGCGCCGAGTCTCCAGGAGCTGGATACAAGGGGCGACCGGTCGGAACGTGGGGTGACGTCGCCATCCTGAGTTTCCAGCACAACAAGCCGGTCACGGCGGGCGAAGGCGGAGCGGTGCTCACGCGCGACCCGCGGACGTACGAGCGCGTGGTGCGGATGAGCGATCTAGGGCAGTATCGACCGTATCACCACGCGCTCACCGAACCGCGCGAGCCCGCCTTCAGCGGCGGGCAGTACAGAATCTCCGAACTCGCGGCGGCGGTCGCGCTCGCGCAGTGGCGTAAACTCCCTGCGATACGCGAACACTGTCGCAACCTCGCCGCGCGAATACTCCCGCGACTGGCGACGCTGTCCGGGCTCGAGCTGCGACCCGTGGCGGACGCGGACGGCGTGTTTCCCTTCGAGCTCTATTTCTACGTCCGTGATGAAGCGACGGCGGCGGAGTATCGGAGGCGGCTGGACGTTCGCGGAGTGAACTGCGCGCAACGCACGGGGACGTATCCGCACTACCACCGGGATTACGCGCAGACGGGCGCGGCGGCGCATCCGGCGTTCGCGCCTTCGCGCGGGCACGCGTCGTGGCCGGCGCCGGGCTTTCGGCCGGAGGACTTTCCGCGGACGGAGGACCTCACGCGGCGCTTCGTCGCTCTACCGCTGGGGTGGAAGTACACCATTGCGGATGCGGACCACGTCGCCGCCTCGGTAGAGGCGGTGCATGCGGAGCTGGATCAGAGCCGCGCGTAG
- a CDS encoding ROK family transcriptional regulator, translating to MASPPPSCARLVPRLALDDEILRNHAFYGFDIGGTKSTVSRLTADGEVVRIHRIRTTGPRETLDALMQAVDEDGMPTDVERCHGIACGGPLDSHRGLVLGPPNLPGWDRVAVTTIVEQRLRGRATLMNDANANALAEWHFGPSPRRGSLVYLTAGTGFGAGLILDGRLVEGANGGAGEIGHIRLATRGPVGYHKAGSVEGFCSGGGIARLAPFVPKRVRPADPAAWMQAHPTAESIARSARAGDATAQAVFTEAGHRLGQTIAILVDLLEPDRIVLGNLWLHCRDLLEPSMRRTLEREALPGALASCTISGSSLGESLGDHGAICAGLHRLLGRETPVTP from the coding sequence ATGGCGTCCCCTCCGCCCAGTTGCGCCCGACTTGTCCCGCGCCTCGCGCTCGACGACGAGATCCTCCGAAACCACGCCTTCTACGGCTTCGACATCGGCGGGACCAAGAGCACCGTGAGCAGGCTCACGGCCGACGGCGAAGTGGTGCGTATCCACCGGATCAGGACGACTGGTCCTCGAGAAACGCTCGACGCTCTGATGCAAGCCGTGGACGAGGACGGCATGCCGACCGACGTCGAGCGGTGCCACGGTATCGCCTGCGGCGGACCGCTCGACTCGCATCGAGGCCTCGTGCTCGGCCCGCCCAACCTTCCGGGCTGGGATCGCGTCGCCGTCACGACGATCGTCGAACAGCGCCTTCGCGGACGAGCGACGCTCATGAACGACGCCAACGCCAACGCGCTCGCCGAATGGCACTTCGGACCGTCGCCCCGCCGCGGATCGCTCGTCTACCTGACCGCCGGTACGGGGTTCGGCGCCGGCTTGATCCTCGACGGTCGTCTCGTGGAGGGCGCGAATGGGGGTGCCGGCGAGATCGGACACATCCGCCTCGCGACACGCGGACCCGTGGGCTATCACAAGGCGGGCTCGGTCGAAGGCTTCTGCAGCGGTGGGGGCATCGCCCGCCTCGCTCCCTTCGTCCCGAAGCGCGTTCGGCCCGCCGATCCGGCCGCATGGATGCAGGCGCATCCCACGGCGGAGTCGATCGCGCGCTCGGCACGGGCCGGCGACGCGACGGCACAGGCCGTATTCACGGAAGCAGGACACCGGCTCGGGCAGACCATCGCGATCCTCGTCGATCTGTTGGAGCCCGATCGGATCGTCCTCGGCAATCTCTGGCTGCACTGTCGCGACCTGCTCGAACCGTCGATGCGACGCACGCTCGAGCGCGAGGCGCTTCCCGGCGCACTGGCATCCTGCACGATCTCGGGCTCCTCTCTCGGCGAGAGCCTCGGCGATCACGGTGCGATCTGCGCCGGCCTCCATCGCCTCCTCGGTCGCGAAACTCCCGTCACGCCGTGA
- the gmhA gene encoding D-sedoheptulose 7-phosphate isomerase translates to MNPCLDDLMRRRPALAACSASLTNALDVLADCFRHGHRVYLCGNGGSAADCEHWAAELMKGFRLRRPPRTKREHGLPVALRGLQEGLPMIPLTGYTSLRTAVSNDLGPDLEFAQPLWVLGQTGDVLVALSTSGRSLNVLRAAQVARARSMRVIALTGASGGLLRRLADPCVRVPEVETHLVQEAHLAVYHALSLALEEMFFGAAGAPPNVARPRR, encoded by the coding sequence GTGAATCCTTGTCTCGACGACCTCATGCGCCGCCGTCCCGCGCTCGCCGCATGTTCCGCCTCGCTCACCAACGCGCTCGACGTGCTGGCGGACTGCTTCCGGCACGGACACCGCGTGTATCTGTGCGGCAACGGGGGAAGCGCGGCGGATTGCGAGCACTGGGCCGCGGAGTTGATGAAGGGGTTTCGCCTCCGGCGGCCTCCGCGGACGAAGCGCGAACACGGGCTGCCCGTCGCCTTGCGCGGATTGCAGGAAGGTCTGCCCATGATCCCTCTCACCGGCTACACCTCCTTGCGAACGGCCGTGAGCAACGATCTCGGACCCGACTTGGAGTTCGCCCAGCCGCTCTGGGTCCTCGGACAAACCGGCGACGTGCTCGTGGCGCTGAGCACGTCGGGTCGTTCGCTCAACGTGCTCCGGGCGGCGCAGGTCGCACGCGCAAGATCCATGCGCGTGATCGCGCTGACCGGTGCGAGCGGCGGCCTGCTCCGGCGCCTCGCGGACCCGTGCGTGCGCGTGCCCGAGGTGGAAACACATCTCGTGCAAGAGGCGCATCTCGCCGTCTACCATGCGCTCAGTCTCGCGCTGGAGGAGATGTTCTTCGGAGCGGCAGGCGCGCCTCCGAACGTCGCGCGTCCGCGTCGTTGA